One Acanthopagrus latus isolate v.2019 chromosome 12, fAcaLat1.1, whole genome shotgun sequence genomic region harbors:
- the sppl3 gene encoding signal peptide peptidase-like 3 isoform X2, whose product MAEQGYSSWAYSLVDSSQVSTFLISILLIVYGSFRSLNMDCENQEKDKDGNPTTTGSFNNSNTNNSIQTIDSTQALFLPIGASVSLLVMFFFFDSVQVVFTICTAVLATIAFAFLLLPMCQYLTRPCSPQNKISFGCCGRFTLAELLSFSLSVMLVLIWVLTGHWLLMDALAMGLCVAMIAFVRLPSLKVSCLLLSGLLIYDVFWVFFSAYIFNSNVMVKVATQPAENPIDVLSRKLHLGPGMGRDVPRLSLPGKLVFPSSTGSHFSMLGIGDIVMPGLLLCFVLRYDNYKKQANGEVPGPGNMSGRMQRVSYFHCTLIGYFVGLLTATVASRIHRAAQPALLYLVPFTLLPLLTMAYLKGDLRRMWSEPFHTKTSSSRFLEV is encoded by the exons gGCGTACTCCCTAGTTGACTCCAGCCAGGTGTCCACCTTCCTCATCTCCATCCTTCTCATCGTCTATGGCAGCTTCAG GTCATTAAACATGGACTGTGAGAACCAGGAGAAGGATAAAGATGGCAACCCCACAACAACAGGGTCTTTcaataacagcaacacaaacaaca gtattCAGACCATAGACTCCACACAGGCCCTGTTCCTGCCCATAGGAGCCTCAGTGTCCTTGCTAgtcatgttcttcttctttgactCGGTACAGGTGGTCTTCACCATCTGCACTGCAG TTCTTGCAACAATCGCATTTGCATTCCTCTTGTTGCCAATGTGCCAGTATCTGACCAGACCCTGCTCCCCACAGAACAA AATTTCCTTCGGCTGCTGTGGGCGTTTCACTCTGGCTGAGCTCctgtccttctccctctccgtcaTGTTGGTGCTCATCTGGGTGCTGACTGGACACTGGCTTCTCATGGATG ctttAGCCATGGGCTTGTGCGTCGCCATGATAGCCTTCGTTCGGCTTCCCAGTCTGAAGGTGTCttgcctgctgctgtcaggactGCTCATTTATGACGTGTTCTGG gtgtTCTTCTCAGCCTACATTTTCAATAGTAATGTGATGGTCAAAGTTGCCACCCAACCTGCTGAAAATCCCATTGACGTTCTGTCCCGGAAGCTACACTTGGGGCCGGGGATGGGCCGCGACGTCCCCCGCTTGTCCTTACCGGGCAAACTGGTCTTTCCCAG ctccacaggaAGTCACTTCTCGATGCTGGGGATCGGAGACATCGTGATGCCGGGGCTGCTGTTGTGCTTCGTCCTCCGCTATGATAACTACAAGAAGCAAGCAAATGGGGAAGTCCCGGGGCCTGGTAACATGTCCGGACGCATGCAGCGCGTCTCCTATTTCCACTGCACTCTCATTGGATACTTTGTGG GACTGCTGACCGCCACCGTGGCCTCCAGGATCCATCGTGCTGCTCAGCCCGCTCTGCTCTACCTGGTGCCCTTCACCCTGCTGCCTCTGCTCACTATGGCCTACCTGAAG GGGGATTTGCGGCGCATGTGGTCAGAGCCCTTCCACACCAAGACCAGCAGCTCCCGCTTCCTGGAGGTATGA
- the sppl3 gene encoding signal peptide peptidase-like 3 isoform X1 — translation MAEQGYSSWAYSLVDSSQVSTFLISILLIVYGSFRSLNMDCENQEKDKDGNPTTTGSFNNSNTNNSECCMSIQTIDSTQALFLPIGASVSLLVMFFFFDSVQVVFTICTAVLATIAFAFLLLPMCQYLTRPCSPQNKISFGCCGRFTLAELLSFSLSVMLVLIWVLTGHWLLMDALAMGLCVAMIAFVRLPSLKVSCLLLSGLLIYDVFWVFFSAYIFNSNVMVKVATQPAENPIDVLSRKLHLGPGMGRDVPRLSLPGKLVFPSSTGSHFSMLGIGDIVMPGLLLCFVLRYDNYKKQANGEVPGPGNMSGRMQRVSYFHCTLIGYFVGLLTATVASRIHRAAQPALLYLVPFTLLPLLTMAYLKGDLRRMWSEPFHTKTSSSRFLEV, via the exons gGCGTACTCCCTAGTTGACTCCAGCCAGGTGTCCACCTTCCTCATCTCCATCCTTCTCATCGTCTATGGCAGCTTCAG GTCATTAAACATGGACTGTGAGAACCAGGAGAAGGATAAAGATGGCAACCCCACAACAACAGGGTCTTTcaataacagcaacacaaacaacagtgagTGTTGTATGA gtattCAGACCATAGACTCCACACAGGCCCTGTTCCTGCCCATAGGAGCCTCAGTGTCCTTGCTAgtcatgttcttcttctttgactCGGTACAGGTGGTCTTCACCATCTGCACTGCAG TTCTTGCAACAATCGCATTTGCATTCCTCTTGTTGCCAATGTGCCAGTATCTGACCAGACCCTGCTCCCCACAGAACAA AATTTCCTTCGGCTGCTGTGGGCGTTTCACTCTGGCTGAGCTCctgtccttctccctctccgtcaTGTTGGTGCTCATCTGGGTGCTGACTGGACACTGGCTTCTCATGGATG ctttAGCCATGGGCTTGTGCGTCGCCATGATAGCCTTCGTTCGGCTTCCCAGTCTGAAGGTGTCttgcctgctgctgtcaggactGCTCATTTATGACGTGTTCTGG gtgtTCTTCTCAGCCTACATTTTCAATAGTAATGTGATGGTCAAAGTTGCCACCCAACCTGCTGAAAATCCCATTGACGTTCTGTCCCGGAAGCTACACTTGGGGCCGGGGATGGGCCGCGACGTCCCCCGCTTGTCCTTACCGGGCAAACTGGTCTTTCCCAG ctccacaggaAGTCACTTCTCGATGCTGGGGATCGGAGACATCGTGATGCCGGGGCTGCTGTTGTGCTTCGTCCTCCGCTATGATAACTACAAGAAGCAAGCAAATGGGGAAGTCCCGGGGCCTGGTAACATGTCCGGACGCATGCAGCGCGTCTCCTATTTCCACTGCACTCTCATTGGATACTTTGTGG GACTGCTGACCGCCACCGTGGCCTCCAGGATCCATCGTGCTGCTCAGCCCGCTCTGCTCTACCTGGTGCCCTTCACCCTGCTGCCTCTGCTCACTATGGCCTACCTGAAG GGGGATTTGCGGCGCATGTGGTCAGAGCCCTTCCACACCAAGACCAGCAGCTCCCGCTTCCTGGAGGTATGA